The genomic DNA GTGTGGACCATGTTCTCCATTCTTGGCATCCGCATTAAAGCAGAACTGAATCTGAGCGAAACCGAATTCGGCCTGCTGGTCGCGACGCCGATTCTCACCGGTTCGCTCGTCCGCCTACCGCTGGGCATTCTCACCGACCGCTTTGGCGGGCGCATCGTCTTCTTTATCCAGATGATCATCGTCGCCATCCCGATCTACGGGCTGGCGTTTGCTACCCAATACTGGCAGTACCTGACGCTCGGCCTGTTCGTGGGCCTGGCCGGCGGCTCCTTCGCCACCGGCATCGCCTACACCTCGGCCTGGTTCAGCAAGGAACGGCAGGGAACGGCGATGGGCATTTTCGGCGCGGGTAACGCCGGTTCCGCCATTACCAACCTGGTCGCGCCACTCCTCGTCGTCGCCTACGGCTGGCGAATGGTGCCGCAAGTCTATTCCATCGCCATGCTGGTCATGGCCGTCGCGTTCTGGTTTTTCACCTACCCCGACCCTAAGACCGAAGAACGTAAAAAGTCGGGAGTCCATCTGACACTTGGCCAGCAACTCACGCCACTGATGGATTTGCGGGTGTGGCGGTTTGGCATGGCGTACTACTTCGTCTTCGGCGGTTTCGTGGCCCTGGCGTTGTGGCTGCCGAAATACTACGTTGGCGAATACGGGCTTGACCTGAAGACGGCCTCTTTCGTCACCCTGCTGTTCACCCTGCCTTCCGGCGTCATTCGCGCGCTGGGCGGCTGGATTTCCGACCGTTACGGCGGTAGCCAGACGACCTGGTGGGTGTTCTGGATTTCCCTGATCAGCCTGTTCTTTCTCTGCTACCCGCAGACCACCATGACCGTGCATACCTTGCGCGGCGATGTATCGCTGAATGTCGGTCTGGGCGTGGTGTCTTTCACCGTACTGGTGTTCGTGGTCGGCATCGCCCAGGGCATCGGCAAGGCCAGCGTCTACCGCAGTCTGGCCGACTACTACCCCAATAGCATGGGTTCGGTCGGCGGTCTGGTCGGCGTCATCGGCGGTCTGGGCGGTTTCACCATGCCCATTATCTTCGGCGTGGCCCTGGATGCACTCGGCGTGCGCAGCAGCGCCTACATGATCATGTTTGCGGTGCTGGCAATTACGATGTTGTGGACCTGGTTGGCCGAGCGGAATGAGCGTGAAGCGATTCTGGAGCGTCACGCCGACGTCCGCGCGGAACTGGAGCAAGCGCAACTCATCGAGCATGTCCGACCACGCCGGCATCTGCTGGTCGACTGGCGGCCCGATGACGAAACCTTCTGGGAGAAAACCGGTAGCCGCATCGCCAACCGCAATCTATGGCTGTCAATGCCGGCCTTGCTGCTGGCCTTCGCCGTCTGGGTGGTCTGGAGCGTGATCGTGGTCGAACTGCCGCATATCGGCTTCCAGTTCACGCCCAATCAACTATTCTGGCTGGCGGCGTTACCGGGTCTGTCGGGCGCCTTGTTCCGCCTGTTGTTTTCGTTCGTGGTGCCGATCTTCGGCGGACGCAACTGGACGGTGTTCAGCACGGCGCTGCTGCTGTTGCCGACCCTGTGGATTGGCGTGGCGGTGCAGAACCCCAACACCCAGTATGCCGTGTTTGTGGCAATCGCCCTGCTGTGTGGCCTGGGCGGCGGCAATTTCTCCTCCAGCATGGCCAATATCAGCTTCTTCTATCCGCAGCGCCTGCAAGGCACCGCGCTGGGTCTGAACGCTGGCATTGGCAATCTCGGCGTGGGCCTGGCGCAACTGATCGCGCCGATTGCAGTGTACGGCGGGGCGTTG from Gammaproteobacteria bacterium includes the following:
- a CDS encoding MFS transporter; the encoded protein is VWTMFSILGIRIKAELNLSETEFGLLVATPILTGSLVRLPLGILTDRFGGRIVFFIQMIIVAIPIYGLAFATQYWQYLTLGLFVGLAGGSFATGIAYTSAWFSKERQGTAMGIFGAGNAGSAITNLVAPLLVVAYGWRMVPQVYSIAMLVMAVAFWFFTYPDPKTEERKKSGVHLTLGQQLTPLMDLRVWRFGMAYYFVFGGFVALALWLPKYYVGEYGLDLKTASFVTLLFTLPSGVIRALGGWISDRYGGSQTTWWVFWISLISLFFLCYPQTTMTVHTLRGDVSLNVGLGVVSFTVLVFVVGIAQGIGKASVYRSLADYYPNSMGSVGGLVGVIGGLGGFTMPIIFGVALDALGVRSSAYMIMFAVLAITMLWTWLAERNEREAILERHADVRAELEQAQLIEHVRPRRHLLVDWRPDDETFWEKTGSRIANRNLWLSMPALLLAFAVWVVWSVIVVELPHIGFQFTPNQLFWLAALPGLSGALFRLLFSFVVPIFGGRNWTVFSTALLLLPTLWIGVAVQNPNTQYAVFVAIALLCGLGGGNFSSSMANISFFYPQRLQGTALGLNAGIGNLGVGLAQLIAPIAVYGGALLVLGGDAQSHLDGGTTAQIWVQNAGFIWVPFIVLSAIAAYFGMDNIASVKAGFAEQAAIFGHKHQWLMSWLYIGTFGSFIGLAAGFPMLVNTLFPGVDAFQFAFIGPMLAAFVRPVGGWLADRLGGAVITFAIFIIMGLATLAAAAFLPGANDSGNVIGFVAMFLVLFLAAGIGNGSTFRMIPIIFRTLRERQVADRNDAVALEQARREGATEAAAAMGLSAAVAAFGGFFIPMAYGASIELTGSPQGALFFFSLFYLSCVGVTWRWYFRKGAEVAC